From the genome of Suricata suricatta isolate VVHF042 chromosome 3, meerkat_22Aug2017_6uvM2_HiC, whole genome shotgun sequence, one region includes:
- the LOC115287186 gene encoding olfactory receptor 10X1-like, which yields MKVNQTILKEFILVGFSLYPHLQRFLFVAFFVLYLLTLAGNLAILGLTWVDRSLHTPMYLFLRALSFSETCYTLTIIPKMLADLLTENRSISVMGCGLQMYFFLGLGGTNCIILTLMGYDRFLAICNPLRYPLLITNTVCGHLVIFAWLGGFLVSVTETALVFEGSFCNPNLIQHFFCHMLAVVRLSCLESNLTELIVTMISVSGLLGTFLLIIITYVFILSTVFRIPSAEGKQKAFSTCASHLTVVIIHFGFAAIAYLMPESSGKDDMLIAIPYTVITPFLSPLIFSLRNRDMKNAFRKLLAKRSF from the coding sequence ATGAAGGTCAACCAGACAATCCTGAAAGAATTCATTCTTGTTGGCTTCTCCTTGTACCCACATCTGCAGAGATTCCTCTTTGTAGCCTTCTTTGTCCTCTACCTTCTCACCCTCGCAGGTAACCTGGCCATCCTGGGTCTCACGTGGGTGGACAGATCTCTCCACACCCCTATGTACCTCTTCCTccgtgccctctctttctctgagacCTGCTACACACTGACCATCATCCCCAAGATGCTGGCAGATCTGCTCACTGAGAACAGAAGCATTTCGGTCATGGGGTGTGGCTTGCAGATGTATTTCTTCTTGGGACTTGGTGGCACTAACTGTATCATCCTCACTTTGATGGGATATGATCGCTTTCTGGCCATCTGCAACCCTCTCAGATATCCACTGCTGATTACCAACACAGTCTGTGGGCATCTGGTCATCTTTGCTTGGCTTGGAGGCTTCCTTGTCTCTGTGACAGAGACTGCACTGGTATTTGAGGGTTCCTTCTGCAACCCCAACCTCATCCAACACTTCTTCTGCCACATGCTGGCAGTGGTGAGGCTGTCCTGTCTAGAAAGCAATCTCACAGAACTCATTGTAACAATGATCTCGGTGTCCGGCTTGTTGGGCACCTTCTTGCTCATCATCATtacttatgttttcattctttccactGTCTTCAGGATCCCATCAGCTGAGGGCAAGCAGAAGGCCTTTTCTACCTGCGCCTCTCACCTCACTGTGGTCATCATCCACTTTGGTTTTGCAGCTATTGCTTATCTGATGCCAGAATCTTCTGGAAAAGATGACATGCTAATCGCTATCCCTTACACTGTCATTACCCCTTTCCTCAGCCCCCTCATTTTCAGCCTCAGGAATAGAGACATGAAGAATGCGTTCAGAAAGCTGCTTGCAAAGAGGAGTTTCTGA